A single Desulfobaculum xiamenense DNA region contains:
- a CDS encoding vitamin B12-dependent ribonucleotide reductase encodes MNIPSMPDDLKPVVVNENAHVVLEKRYFQKDEEGLPRENAEQMFWRVASVIAAEEAKYEKSPYADVATLANEFYELMTSYRFLPNSPTLMNAGTRLGQLAACFVLPVGDSMEEIFESVKNAALIHKSGGGTGFSFSRLRQKDAMVGSTGGVASGPLSFLRIFNTATEQVKQGGTRRGANMGILRIDHPDIMEFIAAKERDGELNNFNLSVALTERFMKAVEKNEDYELVAPHTGDVTGTLKARDVFNRLVCKAWESGDPGIIFLDRINRDNPTPAQGDMESTNPCGEQPLLPYEACNLGSINLGLMVREGDEPEIDWDELKRVVHMSVRFLDNVIDASRYPLPEITEKVRTNRKIGLGVMGFADLLFQLRIPYDSQEALILAERVIKFVREQARSASKALAAERSPFPAYAESVFGEQNLGPYRNATTTTVAPTGTLSIIAGCSSGIEPLFALSFTRHVMDGAKLTEVNPHFEKALRDAGAWSENLMKDITRKGSIAKMDHLPAEIRRVFVTAMDIAPEWHLRMQAAFQKYTDNAVSKTVNLPNSATKKDIHDIYWMAYEQGCKGVTVYRDGCKAVQVLYTGEGEAAKAAAADQKVRQRPDVVYGFTQKIDTGLGAMYLTINEVDGKPFEVFATIGKSGRSITAKAEAIGRLVSLALRSGISVRAVVQQLKGIGGEHPVFRKKGMIMSIPDAIAWVLEQRYLGGDLPVAAAPQDLGAPCCPECGQELAFQEGCFLCPGCGYTKCG; translated from the coding sequence ATGAATATTCCTTCCATGCCGGACGATCTAAAGCCCGTTGTCGTCAATGAGAATGCCCACGTCGTCCTGGAGAAGCGCTACTTCCAGAAGGACGAAGAGGGCCTGCCCCGCGAGAACGCCGAACAGATGTTCTGGCGCGTCGCCTCGGTCATCGCGGCCGAGGAGGCCAAGTACGAGAAATCCCCGTACGCCGACGTCGCCACGCTGGCCAACGAGTTCTACGAACTCATGACCTCGTACCGCTTCCTCCCCAATTCCCCCACGCTCATGAACGCCGGAACGCGCCTTGGCCAGTTGGCCGCGTGCTTCGTGCTGCCCGTGGGCGATTCCATGGAGGAAATCTTCGAGTCCGTGAAAAACGCGGCGCTCATCCACAAGTCCGGCGGCGGCACGGGCTTTTCCTTCTCGCGCCTGCGGCAGAAGGACGCCATGGTCGGCTCCACCGGCGGCGTGGCCTCCGGCCCGCTGTCGTTCCTGCGCATCTTCAACACCGCCACGGAGCAGGTGAAGCAGGGCGGCACCCGCCGCGGCGCGAACATGGGCATCCTGCGCATCGACCATCCGGACATCATGGAATTCATCGCCGCCAAGGAACGCGACGGAGAACTGAACAACTTCAACCTGTCCGTGGCCCTCACCGAACGCTTCATGAAAGCGGTGGAAAAGAACGAGGACTACGAGCTGGTGGCCCCGCATACCGGCGACGTGACCGGCACCCTCAAGGCGCGCGACGTGTTCAACCGGCTGGTGTGCAAGGCGTGGGAGTCCGGCGACCCCGGCATCATCTTCCTCGACCGCATCAACAGGGACAACCCCACCCCGGCGCAGGGCGACATGGAGAGCACCAACCCCTGCGGCGAGCAGCCGCTTCTGCCCTATGAGGCGTGCAACCTCGGCTCCATCAACCTCGGACTCATGGTCCGCGAGGGCGACGAGCCGGAAATCGACTGGGACGAGCTGAAGCGTGTGGTGCACATGTCCGTGCGCTTTCTCGACAACGTCATCGACGCCTCGCGCTACCCCCTGCCCGAAATCACGGAGAAGGTGCGCACCAACCGCAAGATCGGCCTTGGCGTCATGGGCTTTGCGGACCTGCTCTTCCAGTTGCGCATTCCCTACGACAGTCAGGAGGCCCTGATCCTCGCCGAGCGCGTCATAAAATTCGTGCGCGAGCAGGCGCGTAGCGCGTCCAAGGCACTGGCTGCGGAGCGCTCCCCGTTCCCGGCCTACGCGGAATCGGTCTTCGGCGAGCAGAATCTCGGCCCCTACCGCAACGCCACGACGACGACCGTTGCCCCCACGGGCACGCTGTCCATCATCGCCGGATGCTCCTCGGGCATTGAGCCGCTGTTCGCACTGTCGTTCACCCGCCACGTCATGGACGGAGCCAAGCTCACCGAGGTCAATCCTCACTTCGAGAAGGCCCTTCGCGACGCTGGCGCGTGGTCCGAAAACCTGATGAAGGACATCACGCGCAAAGGCTCCATCGCGAAGATGGACCATCTGCCCGCCGAAATTCGCAGGGTGTTCGTCACGGCCATGGACATCGCCCCCGAATGGCACCTGCGCATGCAGGCCGCCTTCCAGAAATACACGGACAACGCCGTGTCCAAGACCGTGAACCTGCCGAACTCCGCCACCAAGAAGGACATCCACGACATCTACTGGATGGCCTACGAGCAGGGCTGCAAGGGCGTGACCGTCTACCGCGACGGCTGCAAGGCCGTGCAGGTGCTCTACACCGGCGAAGGCGAAGCGGCCAAGGCCGCCGCCGCGGATCAGAAGGTCCGCCAGCGCCCGGACGTGGTCTACGGCTTCACCCAGAAGATCGACACCGGTCTCGGGGCCATGTACCTGACCATCAACGAAGTGGATGGCAAGCCCTTCGAGGTCTTCGCCACCATCGGCAAGTCCGGCCGGTCCATCACCGCCAAGGCCGAGGCCATCGGACGGCTGGTGTCGCTGGCACTGCGCTCGGGCATTTCCGTGCGCGCCGTCGTGCAGCAGCTCAAGGGCATCGGGGGCGAGCACCCCGTGTTCCGCAAGAAGGGCATGATCATGTCCATCCCCGACGCCATCGCGTGGGTGCTGGAACAGCGCTACCTCGGCGGAGACCTGCCCGTGGCCGCCGCCCCGCAGGATCTCGGCGCGCCCTGCTGCCCGGAATGCGGTCAGGAGCTCGCCTTCCAGGAAGGCTGCTTCCTATGCCCGGGCTGCGGCTACACCAAGTGCGGCTAA
- a CDS encoding sensor domain-containing protein, with the protein MPPSIAAELTELQRLRQQNESLRRELAALRNLIRNETVTPNMPEWLPSVVERCPALVVATDADGLIEYANAAFFGALGLPREDVTGQSIFEYAADNTLTQVERRRMMRTLHSGRPWRGLLRCNAADGTCHWLDAEVMRHDDGEDGMRLVGVMEDVTERLRTRSESARQERNIAILYRIANAVNMSGDLGELFPAIHAILLEYIDTPNFYIALVDAERDRLSFPYFADERDTYYEIGNISDPETKSLTLDVIRSGRPLIVRRNDVDEQGVGLRDGISGVIGTMCAQWLGVPLMVEGRITGAMVVQDYEDPEHFSERDLTILSAISGQVALSIERKRMEDALRRSEARYRMVSDSAHDLETWASPQGRLLYVSPSCERITGFTPDIFIDDPAFVESLIHRDDLPLWRSYMECRHETGSDSLDFRIFRKDGRMRWLSVVCRAVADDDGTPMGVRCSMRDITDRKALELRLGYEALHDLLTGLPNRELCLDRMRQVLERAKRREDYYFAVVFLDINRFKVINDSLGHAFGDAVLREAAMRLLHCVRSLDTVSRFGGDEFILLLDELESPREAISAVRRVREALARPLAVGDKEVRLSVSCGVVLSPTDYSEPEELLQNANIALHRAKESRHNRIKVFTERMREQAVAMLHLENDLRRGIDNREFFVLYQPIISLRSGHVIGFEALCRWRHPVRGIVGPGEFIPSAELTGDIIDLGLWVLREACATMAAWQKAYPHRNDLVMSVNISSKQFAQPSLVDQITCIIEETGIVPSSLKLEITESAVMENAESALVMLRRLKALGIQLSIDDFGTGYSSLAYLQRFPVDTLKVDRSFIADMCSGTQNTEIVRAVLVLARTLGLDVIAEGVEESDQINALRGLDCEYVQGFFFSCPLERDAASALLASANVG; encoded by the coding sequence ATGCCCCCCAGCATTGCCGCAGAGCTGACGGAGCTGCAACGCCTTCGACAGCAGAATGAATCTCTACGGCGCGAACTCGCCGCCCTGCGCAATCTCATCCGCAACGAAACCGTCACCCCCAACATGCCGGAATGGCTGCCAAGCGTCGTGGAGCGCTGTCCCGCGCTGGTGGTGGCGACGGACGCCGACGGCCTCATCGAATATGCCAATGCCGCGTTCTTCGGCGCGCTGGGCCTGCCACGCGAGGACGTGACCGGCCAGAGCATCTTCGAATACGCCGCGGACAACACCCTCACGCAGGTGGAACGACGGCGCATGATGCGCACGCTCCACTCCGGGCGGCCATGGCGGGGCCTGCTACGCTGCAATGCCGCCGACGGCACCTGCCACTGGCTCGACGCGGAGGTCATGCGCCACGACGATGGCGAGGACGGCATGCGGCTGGTGGGCGTGATGGAGGACGTGACCGAACGTCTGCGCACGCGCAGCGAATCCGCCCGGCAGGAGCGCAACATCGCCATCCTCTACCGCATCGCCAACGCCGTGAACATGTCCGGCGACCTCGGCGAGCTGTTCCCGGCCATCCACGCCATCCTGCTGGAGTACATCGACACCCCGAATTTTTACATCGCCCTCGTGGACGCCGAACGTGACCGGCTCTCCTTTCCGTACTTCGCCGACGAGCGCGACACCTACTACGAAATCGGCAACATCAGCGATCCCGAGACGAAAAGCCTCACCCTCGACGTCATCCGCAGCGGCCGTCCGCTCATCGTGCGTCGAAACGACGTGGACGAGCAGGGCGTGGGCCTTCGCGACGGCATTTCCGGCGTCATCGGCACCATGTGCGCCCAGTGGCTCGGCGTCCCGCTCATGGTGGAAGGGCGCATCACGGGGGCAATGGTCGTGCAGGACTACGAGGACCCCGAACATTTCTCCGAGCGCGACCTCACCATCCTCTCAGCCATTTCCGGACAGGTGGCCCTGTCCATCGAACGAAAGCGCATGGAGGACGCGTTGCGCCGTTCCGAGGCGCGCTACCGCATGGTCTCCGATTCCGCGCACGACCTCGAAACCTGGGCCTCACCGCAGGGGCGTCTGCTCTACGTCTCCCCGTCCTGCGAACGCATCACCGGCTTCACGCCGGATATCTTCATCGACGACCCGGCCTTCGTCGAATCGCTCATCCACCGCGACGACCTGCCCCTGTGGCGCAGCTACATGGAATGCCGCCACGAGACCGGCTCGGATTCCCTCGATTTCCGCATCTTCCGCAAGGACGGCCGCATGCGTTGGCTCTCCGTGGTCTGCCGCGCCGTGGCCGACGACGACGGCACGCCCATGGGCGTACGATGCAGCATGCGCGACATCACCGACCGCAAGGCCCTTGAGCTCCGCCTGGGCTACGAGGCCCTGCACGACCTGCTGACCGGCCTGCCCAACCGCGAGCTGTGCCTCGACCGCATGCGGCAGGTGCTCGAACGCGCCAAACGCCGCGAGGACTACTACTTCGCCGTGGTCTTCCTCGACATCAACCGCTTCAAGGTCATAAACGACAGCCTCGGCCACGCCTTCGGCGACGCCGTCCTGCGCGAGGCGGCCATGCGCCTTCTGCACTGCGTCCGCAGCCTCGACACCGTGTCGCGCTTCGGCGGCGATGAATTCATCCTCCTGCTGGACGAATTGGAGTCCCCGCGCGAAGCCATCAGCGCCGTGCGCCGCGTGCGCGAGGCACTGGCCCGGCCGCTGGCCGTGGGTGACAAGGAAGTCCGCCTGAGCGTGAGCTGCGGCGTGGTGCTCAGCCCCACGGACTACTCCGAACCCGAGGAGCTGCTCCAAAACGCCAACATCGCGCTGCACCGGGCCAAGGAATCGCGCCACAACCGCATCAAGGTGTTCACCGAACGCATGCGCGAACAGGCCGTGGCCATGCTCCACCTCGAAAACGACCTGCGGCGCGGCATCGACAATCGCGAATTCTTCGTGCTCTACCAGCCCATCATTTCCCTGCGTAGCGGCCACGTCATCGGGTTCGAGGCCCTGTGCCGCTGGCGGCATCCCGTGCGCGGCATCGTCGGCCCCGGCGAATTCATCCCCTCGGCGGAACTCACCGGCGACATCATCGACCTCGGCCTCTGGGTGCTTCGCGAGGCATGCGCCACCATGGCCGCATGGCAGAAAGCCTACCCGCACCGAAATGATCTCGTCATGTCCGTGAACATCTCAAGCAAGCAGTTCGCCCAGCCGAGCCTCGTGGACCAGATCACCTGCATCATCGAGGAAACGGGCATCGTCCCCTCCAGCCTGAAGCTCGAAATCACCGAAAGCGCAGTCATGGAAAATGCCGAAAGCGCACTGGTCATGCTGCGACGGCTCAAGGCGCTGGGAATCCAGCTCTCCATCGACGACTTCGGCACCGGCTATTCCTCCCTGGCCTACCTCCAGCGCTTCCCGGTGGACACCCTCAAGGTGGACCGCTCCTTCATCGCCGACATGTGCTCCGGCACGCAAAACACGGAAATCGTGCGCGCCGTACTCGTACTGGCCCGGACCCTCGGATTGGACGTCATCGCCGAGGGAGTGGAGGAGTCGGACCAGATCAACGCGCTACGCGGTCTGGACTGCGAATACGTGCAGGGATTCTTCTTCTCCTGCCCGCTGGAGCGCGACGCGGCGTCGGCACTGCTGGCCTCGGCCAACGTGGGCTGA
- a CDS encoding DEAD/DEAH box helicase, with the protein MADIREYIDALKDSRQLGHLVVHHEKLSGREAEVAQCRRPLPVTVERLLSWRGIDGLYSHQARAMDILRSGRSVVVATPTASGKTLIYNLPVIEQILMNPDSRALYLFPLKALAQDQLRGFNELVAPWPDANRPEARIYDGDTSQWFRKKIRENPPHVLMTNPEMLHLSMLPYHEQWSAFWAGLTHVVVDEVHTYRGVLGSHMAQVFRRLRRVCARYGASPNFAFLSATVGNPAQLAHDLTGVDAQAITESGAPQGTRHFLFINPALTMAESPSQVAIQLLKAALARGLRTIVYCQSRKMTELISMWAAERSGPYRERISAYRAGFLPEERRDIEARMASGELLAVVSTSALELGIDIGSLDLCILVGYPGTVMSTLQRGGRVGRARQESAVALVAGEDQLDQYFMKNPQDFFVRPPECAVLNPVNPVIVEKHLVCAAAELTLSADEPWLREPGMPEQVARLEREGRLLRSADGRDIHSSRKRPHREVSLRGSSRTFSIVTGSDRLDDENGEGETSVGDVDEHRAYTETYPGAVYLHRGRTYVVEDLDIAAGVVRARPARVDYYTRVRSEKSTQILEITGVRAAYGCRVFRGRLKVTQRIQGYEKRRIRGGKLMTVVPLDLPELTFETDGLWIEVPREIQRRAEDEFLHFMGGIHAVEHAAIGILPLLVMTDRNDLGGISIPYHEQVGCAAVFIYDGMPGGVGLTSQAFETAEELIDRTLTVIETCECELGCPSCVHSPKCGSGNRPIDKGAALYLLRAIKAAPRPKDLTPPELPVARENSTGNSPDTIRNTNRIEVAGEGAAVGVERSSAAGRGIADVERFAVLDLETQLSAQEVGGWGNARRMRVSCVCVYDSATDATRAYLEADIPALIDDLRAVPLVVGFNIRRFDYEVLSGYSDFDFRSLPTVDMLEHVHRRLGYRLSLDHLARATLGAQKSADGLKALEWWKQGRIDDIIAYCTQDVAVTRDLYAFGRDNGYLLFTNKAGNAVRLPVDWNELPG; encoded by the coding sequence ATGGCTGACATACGTGAATACATTGATGCGCTGAAGGATTCCAGACAACTGGGGCATCTGGTGGTGCATCACGAGAAGCTTTCCGGCCGCGAGGCAGAGGTGGCGCAGTGCCGCCGTCCTCTTCCGGTGACGGTGGAACGCCTTTTGTCGTGGCGCGGCATCGACGGACTGTATTCGCATCAGGCGCGGGCCATGGACATTCTGCGCAGCGGCCGCAGCGTGGTGGTGGCGACGCCCACCGCCAGCGGCAAGACGCTCATCTACAACCTCCCGGTGATCGAACAGATTCTGATGAACCCGGACAGCCGGGCGCTCTATCTTTTCCCGCTCAAGGCGCTGGCGCAGGACCAGCTTCGGGGCTTCAACGAGCTTGTTGCCCCGTGGCCGGACGCCAACCGCCCCGAGGCGCGCATCTACGATGGCGATACCTCGCAGTGGTTCCGCAAGAAGATTCGGGAGAATCCGCCGCATGTGCTGATGACGAATCCGGAGATGTTGCACCTGTCCATGCTCCCCTACCACGAGCAGTGGTCGGCGTTTTGGGCGGGGCTGACGCACGTGGTGGTGGACGAGGTCCATACCTATCGCGGGGTTCTGGGCTCGCACATGGCGCAGGTGTTTCGCAGGCTACGGCGGGTGTGCGCCCGCTATGGCGCATCGCCGAACTTCGCATTTTTGTCCGCAACGGTGGGCAACCCGGCGCAACTGGCGCACGATCTGACAGGCGTGGACGCACAGGCCATTACCGAATCCGGAGCGCCACAGGGGACGCGGCATTTCCTGTTCATCAATCCGGCGCTGACCATGGCCGAAAGCCCGTCGCAGGTGGCCATTCAATTGCTGAAGGCCGCGCTGGCACGTGGATTGAGAACGATCGTCTACTGCCAGTCCCGCAAGATGACGGAGCTCATCTCCATGTGGGCGGCGGAGCGCTCCGGGCCGTACCGCGAGCGCATAAGCGCCTACCGCGCGGGATTCCTGCCCGAGGAACGCCGCGACATCGAGGCGCGCATGGCTTCCGGCGAGCTACTGGCCGTGGTGTCCACGAGCGCGTTGGAACTGGGCATCGACATTGGCAGCCTCGATCTGTGCATCCTGGTGGGCTATCCGGGTACGGTGATGAGCACCTTGCAGCGCGGCGGCCGTGTGGGGCGCGCGCGACAGGAGTCCGCCGTGGCGCTGGTGGCCGGAGAGGACCAGCTGGATCAGTATTTCATGAAGAATCCGCAGGATTTCTTCGTTAGACCGCCTGAATGCGCGGTGCTTAATCCCGTGAATCCGGTCATCGTGGAAAAGCATCTGGTGTGCGCGGCGGCGGAGCTGACCCTGTCGGCGGACGAACCGTGGCTTCGCGAGCCGGGCATGCCCGAGCAGGTGGCGCGGCTGGAACGCGAGGGGCGGCTTTTGCGCAGCGCCGACGGGCGCGACATCCATTCCTCGCGCAAGCGTCCGCATCGCGAGGTGAGCCTTCGGGGATCAAGCCGGACATTCTCCATTGTCACCGGCAGCGACCGGTTGGACGACGAGAACGGCGAGGGCGAGACGAGCGTGGGCGACGTGGACGAGCATCGCGCCTACACCGAGACCTATCCCGGTGCCGTGTACCTGCATCGCGGGCGGACCTACGTGGTGGAGGACCTCGACATCGCGGCAGGCGTGGTGCGTGCGCGGCCCGCGCGGGTGGACTACTACACCCGCGTGCGAAGCGAGAAATCCACACAGATTCTGGAGATCACGGGCGTTCGCGCGGCGTATGGCTGCCGGGTCTTCCGGGGGCGGCTCAAGGTCACGCAACGGATTCAGGGTTACGAGAAGCGACGCATCCGGGGCGGCAAGCTCATGACCGTGGTCCCGCTGGACCTGCCGGAGTTGACGTTTGAGACCGACGGCCTGTGGATCGAGGTTCCACGTGAAATACAGCGTCGGGCGGAGGACGAATTTCTGCACTTCATGGGCGGTATCCATGCCGTGGAGCACGCGGCCATCGGCATCCTGCCCCTGCTGGTCATGACAGACCGCAACGACCTTGGCGGCATCTCCATCCCCTACCACGAGCAGGTGGGCTGCGCGGCGGTGTTCATTTACGACGGCATGCCTGGTGGCGTGGGGCTGACCAGTCAGGCCTTCGAGACAGCAGAGGAACTCATTGACCGCACCCTCACCGTCATCGAGACCTGCGAGTGCGAACTGGGCTGCCCGTCCTGCGTACACTCGCCCAAGTGTGGCTCCGGCAATCGCCCCATCGACAAGGGTGCGGCCCTCTACCTGCTGCGCGCCATCAAGGCCGCGCCGAGGCCGAAGGATCTGACGCCGCCCGAACTGCCTGTTGCGAGGGAGAATTCGACAGGGAATAGCCCTGATACGATTCGTAATACGAACCGTATCGAGGTCGCGGGCGAGGGAGCGGCTGTTGGCGTAGAAAGAAGTTCTGCCGCCGGGCGAGGCATTGCGGATGTGGAACGCTTCGCCGTGCTCGACCTCGAAACCCAGCTTTCGGCGCAGGAGGTTGGCGGCTGGGGCAATGCCCGGCGGATGCGCGTATCGTGCGTGTGCGTGTACGATTCCGCCACGGACGCCACGCGGGCCTATCTGGAGGCGGACATCCCCGCGCTGATCGATGATTTGCGCGCAGTGCCGCTGGTGGTGGGCTTCAATATTCGGCGTTTCGACTACGAGGTGCTGTCCGGGTATTCGGATTTCGATTTCCGGTCCCTGCCCACTGTGGATATGCTGGAACACGTGCATCGCAGGCTGGGCTACCGCCTGTCCCTCGACCATCTGGCTCGCGCCACCCTTGGTGCGCAGAAATCAGCCGACGGCCTGAAGGCTCTCGAATGGTGGAAGCAGGGCCGCATCGACGACATCATTGCCTACTGCACGCAGGACGTGGCTGTGACCCGTGACCTCTACGCCTTCGGTCGCGACAACGGCTATCTTCTCTTCACCAACAAGGCCGGAAACGCGGTGCGTCTGCCCGTGGATTGGAACGAATTGCCCGGCTGA
- a CDS encoding RsmB/NOP family class I SAM-dependent RNA methyltransferase, which produces MNRKRSKYRPQLPPARLAAIEALASCLDRGVDIQAALDAALTPTDDGDVPDQRDAALATELAYGYLRLRLRLDYVLNEHLKAPHKLPRAMRLALGVAAFEILYLDRVPEYASVDWCVHHIKSDISSRLSGVANAVLRSVARLGAEANRHDYYRQDKPDRDEFLSRYYSCPVWMVKLWRKAYGERKTVALLHASTQAPPLGLRFDFSRPGAREAHRQLLLDESCKASTATGVALAASTPISMAAERDGFAVRQSLAGQEALLALGAENWGRPLWDACCGRGGKTLLLHGLGGGPITASDMNAERLRGLSALLAQRGITEDVAVVRARADEPAPFQWTFPVILLDAPCSGLGVLSRRPDAKYRRTRKDVTELAALQARILDNAWRALEPGGLLAYVTCTMTPQENEQQIDAFVQRTSDASIETTWRTPEDTPLREFFYGAALRKA; this is translated from the coding sequence ATGAACAGGAAAAGATCCAAATACCGACCACAGTTGCCGCCGGCTCGACTGGCGGCCATCGAAGCTCTTGCCTCCTGCCTCGATAGAGGCGTGGACATTCAGGCCGCCCTCGATGCGGCACTCACCCCCACAGATGACGGCGACGTACCCGACCAACGGGATGCCGCGCTGGCTACCGAGCTGGCCTACGGCTATCTCCGCTTGCGTCTGCGGCTCGACTACGTCCTGAACGAGCACCTCAAGGCGCCGCACAAGCTGCCGCGCGCCATGCGGCTCGCGCTTGGCGTTGCCGCCTTCGAGATCCTCTATCTCGACCGCGTGCCCGAGTACGCCTCCGTGGATTGGTGCGTCCACCACATCAAGTCCGACATTAGCTCCCGCCTGTCCGGCGTGGCCAACGCCGTGCTGCGCTCCGTCGCACGCCTCGGTGCCGAGGCCAATCGTCACGACTACTACAGGCAGGACAAGCCGGACCGGGACGAATTTCTTTCGCGCTACTACTCCTGTCCCGTGTGGATGGTGAAGCTGTGGCGCAAGGCCTATGGCGAACGCAAGACCGTTGCGCTGCTTCATGCCTCCACGCAGGCTCCGCCGCTCGGGCTGCGCTTCGACTTCTCCCGCCCCGGCGCGCGAGAGGCCCATCGCCAGCTCCTGCTCGACGAGTCCTGCAAGGCGTCCACGGCAACCGGCGTCGCTCTTGCGGCCTCCACCCCCATCAGCATGGCCGCCGAACGTGACGGCTTCGCCGTGCGTCAGAGCCTTGCCGGGCAGGAAGCCCTGCTCGCCCTCGGCGCCGAGAACTGGGGACGCCCCCTGTGGGATGCCTGTTGCGGACGCGGGGGCAAGACGCTCCTCCTGCACGGCCTCGGCGGCGGGCCTATCACCGCCAGCGACATGAACGCCGAACGCCTGCGTGGGCTTTCCGCCCTGCTCGCCCAGCGTGGCATCACCGAGGATGTGGCCGTGGTTCGCGCGCGTGCTGACGAGCCTGCACCCTTCCAGTGGACGTTCCCGGTCATCCTCCTCGATGCGCCGTGCTCCGGCCTTGGCGTGCTTTCCCGTCGTCCTGACGCCAAGTATCGCCGCACCCGCAAGGACGTTACCGAACTCGCCGCTCTTCAGGCCCGGATTCTCGATAACGCATGGCGCGCCCTCGAACCCGGCGGATTGCTCGCCTACGTTACCTGCACCATGACCCCGCAGGAAAACGAGCAGCAGATCGACGCCTTCGTCCAGCGCACAAGCGATGCTTCCATCGAGACCACATGGCGGACTCCCGAGGACACCCCTCTGCGTGAATTCTTCTACGGAGCCGCTCTGCGAAAGGCTTAG
- a CDS encoding DUF116 domain-containing protein, whose protein sequence is MSDDSKRLAEFDALDITVLRERKRLFIGLITLASVLVCGLLFLLWYVPYIGLTTIHPLAPWLLGAVVVLAVCGVGWAALGLVLNILVGRSLPGARRLHGLTIKLFLPLMVLLGKALGISKRRVRSSFIKVNNELVLHEAGRYEARDILLLLPHCLQNSRCEMRLTYDINNCKRCGKCPIKALLELSEHYGVNMAIATGGTIARRIVVQTRPKLILAVACERDLASGIQDTYPIPTYGVMNERPHGPCLDTQVSTELVEKALRRFLATPPEPAVSHRPIKAHAQAGI, encoded by the coding sequence ATGAGCGACGACAGTAAAAGACTGGCCGAATTCGACGCGCTAGACATCACCGTCCTGCGCGAGCGTAAGCGGCTGTTCATCGGCCTTATCACCCTGGCCTCGGTGCTGGTGTGCGGCCTGCTGTTCCTTCTGTGGTATGTGCCCTACATCGGGCTGACCACCATCCATCCGCTGGCGCCATGGTTGCTTGGCGCGGTGGTGGTCCTTGCCGTGTGCGGCGTGGGTTGGGCGGCCCTCGGGCTGGTGCTCAACATCCTCGTCGGCCGTAGCCTGCCCGGAGCGCGTCGCCTGCACGGGCTGACCATCAAGCTCTTCCTGCCGCTCATGGTGCTGCTCGGCAAGGCGCTCGGCATCTCCAAGCGCCGCGTGCGCTCCTCGTTCATCAAGGTCAACAACGAGCTTGTGTTGCACGAGGCCGGGCGCTACGAGGCGCGGGACATTTTGCTCCTTCTGCCCCACTGCCTCCAGAACAGCCGCTGCGAGATGCGCCTGACCTACGACATCAACAACTGCAAGCGCTGCGGCAAGTGCCCCATCAAGGCGCTCCTCGAACTTTCCGAGCATTACGGCGTGAATATGGCCATTGCCACCGGCGGAACCATCGCCCGACGCATCGTGGTCCAGACGCGTCCGAAGCTCATTCTGGCCGTGGCCTGCGAAAGAGACCTTGCCAGCGGCATCCAGGACACGTATCCCATTCCCACGTACGGAGTCATGAACGAGCGACCCCACGGTCCGTGTCTGGATACGCAGGTATCCACGGAACTGGTCGAGAAGGCGCTCAGGCGTTTCCTTGCAACACCTCCCGAACCAGCCGTCTCGCATCGGCCCATCAAGGCCCACGCGCAGGCGGGAATCTGA